The sequence caccccctcctcatccctcctcagTGCTTCTAACTGCAATCTCTTGTCAACAGGGACAAATATCGACTTGTCCTGCAGCCCAATTTATGCCAGGATTAGGAAGCTAGCACCCGAAAACTCATGATTATGTCCAACAGAGCTCATTACTGTCAAATCAAAGGGCCCCTCATCGGAGTCACTCATTGGTAATGACTCCGTTCTTCAGCCAACATGTGGGGGGTTGGCCCGCAAACTCTCAGTGAATAATGATCATCATTTGGTTGGTGCttacatttgtcctatttcacacatgtacaagtgtgtattaatacgCATGTCTGAATTAGATTTTTTTGTGTatatcccaactctccctgagacaccctcggactgttgggtcacagccagggtctgccattatcaacaGCAACCATggagcaattaggattaagtgccttgcttaagggcccATCGAGAGATTTTTGACCTTgttggctctgggattcaaactagcaacctttcagttactggcccaaccctctaacctctaggataaCTGCCACCGAATAGacagcccagtccagcccagtaTAACTAATTCCCCTACTGGTGCAACACTGTGccaatatttgtttttatttctagAGAATGAAACATGTGGCATGATGTAAAAGTCTCTAGACACAGTTAAGTACTACACTTTTTTCAAACCTCTGCCTGGAAGGTAAATGATAAATGATCTCAATGAAAATATGTTTAAAGACAAGTTCAAGCTCACGCCTTGGTTTGCTTAGATCACATCAGTATAGTGTGATCCAGCAAAGGCTCTATTCAATCAAAACCTGTATCCAGACACAAAAGCAAGGGTGTAGGAGGAATGTTGTTTTTCCCCATCGTTCAGATCTGTATACCGGTTTTGATTAAATATGGTCTAGTGTTTGGTCTAGTGCGTAAATCAAGAGCAAGACATTCATCGCAGAGCTGCAGCCCTCTGGGCATCCTTATCACTGAAATAACAGAATGATGTTGAAATCCTATACTCTCTGATGAAACTAATGTGAAAGTTCACATGTGCAGAATGAATAAAGCATTAACACACCATAATAATTAGTCATGAATTTCCTGAAAGACAGAACTTTGTGTGTTATTTCAAACAGGACCAAAGACAAAGAGAATACACATACCCGTATTTCTTGAGGAAATTCAACAAAAAGATCAACAAGGACATTCATTTCATAGAACACATTTCTTTAATACAGTAGTTAGTTACACGGATGTCAAAAAAATACAACATATATGCATAATAATAAAACATTCATGAAGTTCCCTTTCCCCTCCGGCACCAAAAGCCCCCACCCCACCTGCTTCCCCGACAGCATTTGTCTGCTGCCATCTGCCTGTCTGCCCCGCCGTCTCCTCCTCAAAGTATGTAATTAAGCTGCAACACCTTAACTCTTCTTACAAACCCCCCTCCCTCCGCCAGTCTCCTACCTTCACAAACAACAAGCTTAAGAAGATATTGTCTCTTTGCAAACACACTCTCCCCTCTTTAACATTTCATTCATTTAACAAGTGCttgtaataaaacaaaaaaaatatcaaCACATCTTAAACAGCAAAAGTATGAAAATACTGTACAAATTTGTGATTTACCCAGTGTAAACAGGTTTGCATATGAAATACGtaacaacaacacaaataaacCCTCTATGACTGTCTGCCTCTTTGTTCAGAATTCTGGTCCCTTGTAGAGTAAAGAATAACGTTTGAAAAGGACAACAGGAAAATGATTGTGTCTGAAAATAATATTTACCTCTGTCACTTTCTGAAAGTTTGTGGAAGAAAAGGAAGCAGCGATATGGAGATCAGCCAGCTGGCCCCAGCTTCAGGGTCCAGTCCAGGGGTTAGAGGGAACCTCTGTAGGGTCGAGGACTCCCTGGGCTTCTCCCCTACCCAGTGAGGCACCCGTTGGGTTGGAAATGGGAGAGAaatgcacatatacacacaagtAAATTCATCTGATATGGTTCATTGTCTCTTTTACGCCTTAAAAACATTTAATTACGGACACCAAAAGTTTGTGCGTTTGCCAGTCAGTGTTCCTGTGGTGGCAGCAGGGATCCAGCCAGCGGTTCCACTCCAcctatccctcccctctctttacaCTTTGGTGGCCAGAGACTGTACCTCTGACTTCTGTGTCTGGGCGCTGAGCGTGGAGGACATGGAGCTCATCTGTCCATGCATGGCCTTCTTCAGGTTGAACAGGCACAGGCACTGGGAGCGGAAGCGCAGGTCAAAGAAGGCGTACAGGAAGGGGTTGAGGCAGCTGTTGACGTAAGCTAGGCAGGTAGCATAAGGGTGGGCCACCAGGAGGAAGCGCTCAAATCCACAGGAGCTGGGAGCCAGGTTCAGGTAGGAGAGGGCATCCATGCTCTTCAGCAAGTGGAATGGGGTCCAGCAGATGGCAAACACAACCACCAGAGTGGTGATGATCTTCAGAAGACGCCGCTTCTTCTGGTCCTCCTTCCGCAGGTTGTTAAAGTGGCGCGTGACGGTGCAGCCAATGAAGCAGTAGAAGATGGTCATGGCCAGGAAAGGCAGGAGGAAGCCCAGGGCGGACGAGGACAGGCTGAGCCCTGCGATCCACAGAGACTCATGTCTCTCGTTCAGGGTGACCAGGCTGAAGTCCATGGCACAGGTGGTGCGGTTGCTGTTGATGTCGTCCATGGTGGTGCGGAACAGCAGAGTGGGCACGGCCAGCAGGCCTGAGAGGAGCCAGATGGCCCCTAGGGAGGCCAGCATTGTGCCCCGCGACCGCAGCCGGCtgctggacagagagtggacgaTAGCCAGGTAACGGTCAAAGCTCAGGCAGGTGAGGCAGAAAACACTGGCGTACATGTTGACCATCACCACATAGCTGCTGATCTTACACAGGGCCACACCAAAGGGCCAGTGGTAGCCCAGTGCTGTGTACACCGCCCAGAGGGGCAGAGTGATCACAAAGGTGAGGTCAGCCAGGGCCAGGTTGCCTATGTAGACGTCTGCTGCTCGGCGCTTGGACTTGGACCTCCAGACGGTGAAGATGACCACTCCATTCCCAGACAGGCCCAGGATGAAGATGAGCATGTAGAGGACAGGGATGAGGGAGTAGGACGGTTCCCACTCAGAGTAGTCACACATAGTTTCATTGTCACCATAATCATAATCATCGCTGTCTCTATACTCCATAGTTGGATCCATGCTGAAGTCAATTTTTTGTTTGGAACGAAAAATAAATTATAATGCTAAAAATCCTTTAGAGTGGAAAAAAAGTTTCTGTGCAGTCCAAAACTGGTTCAGTAAAATTCAAATAAACCAATTGTCAACGCTGAAAACGAAAGAAAAATTCATGTTACAGGAATGGTCAGTCCCTATCAGTCGCTGGAGAAGAACACAGACAGTATGAGTGAGTGGGGCAATGCTGCTTGGCTTTTTAAACTCAGTGCTCCACACCCCTTGTTCCCTCCCTCCCAGGAAGAATCCCCCTCCCCATTAAACACTTAGCCCCGGCACCACCctcctcttacctctctctaGCACAGCACACACCAGGATTCATCCAGTTGCGATGACGCCCCGTCAAGCTTTATTCATATCATTTGAAAATGGAAAGAAAAGCCAAAATATAAGGTTAAAT comes from Salmo salar chromosome ssa20, Ssal_v3.1, whole genome shotgun sequence and encodes:
- the LOC106579928 gene encoding apelin receptor A-like is translated as MDPTMEYRDSDDYDYGDNETMCDYSEWEPSYSLIPVLYMLIFILGLSGNGVVIFTVWRSKSKRRAADVYIGNLALADLTFVITLPLWAVYTALGYHWPFGVALCKISSYVVMVNMYASVFCLTCLSFDRYLAIVHSLSSSRLRSRGTMLASLGAIWLLSGLLAVPTLLFRTTMDDINSNRTTCAMDFSLVTLNERHESLWIAGLSLSSSALGFLLPFLAMTIFYCFIGCTVTRHFNNLRKEDQKKRRLLKIITTLVVVFAICWTPFHLLKSMDALSYLNLAPSSCGFERFLLVAHPYATCLAYVNSCLNPFLYAFFDLRFRSQCLCLFNLKKAMHGQMSSMSSTLSAQTQKSEVQSLATKV